In one Mucilaginibacter ginsenosidivorax genomic region, the following are encoded:
- a CDS encoding SusD/RagB family nutrient-binding outer membrane lipoprotein: protein MTKNIKIVAAGLMLAATISSCQKGNLSANPNAISAESTVPVSLILNHLTANFIRPEEMPLGQDASYNKNAYKAAQFMVSNYDKYWGTNEYSWSYSGHAYDILKYAIQLENQSVKQVGANNKYLAVAKFFRAYAAIWLSQRVGDIPMSQAGDPIKYPTPVFDTQHDVYKNALQLLDDANTAFNAILTSATQNASFAPGGDIFNLTNLQWQKLINTYRLRVLISLSKRADDNADLNIKTQFATILGNPTKYPIMTANSDNMVYKFNSVNLYPIFASGSNNYNNFLFVGKPVLDITTSTADPRTFLIATPVDKTKFSSFSSYQGAPTGTSLATLFSSTFSNYNGFRYDLVKTGDNAEPFIFIGYPEMCFNIAEAINRGWVGTLSTTDAQTWYNKGVTASFANFGLTLNAAANQNVNTSDVGGVILGSVTTDYATFLNNIAYNTTNSAAALTQILTQKYVAMFSNSGWEAFYNYRRTGVPAFPTGPSNTGYGTVAGQVGIIPRRLLYPLDEINANNANYKTSIGSQFGGTDDVTKDTWLTK, encoded by the coding sequence ATGACAAAAAATATAAAAATTGTAGCTGCCGGATTAATGTTAGCGGCCACAATTAGCAGTTGCCAAAAGGGGAACCTGTCGGCAAATCCCAACGCTATAAGTGCAGAGTCTACTGTACCCGTATCATTGATATTAAACCACCTTACTGCAAACTTTATCCGCCCCGAGGAAATGCCTCTTGGTCAGGATGCATCCTACAATAAAAATGCTTATAAAGCCGCACAGTTTATGGTATCCAACTATGACAAATACTGGGGTACAAATGAATATAGCTGGAGCTACAGTGGGCACGCTTACGATATATTGAAATATGCTATCCAGTTAGAAAACCAATCAGTAAAACAAGTTGGAGCAAACAATAAATATCTTGCTGTTGCTAAGTTTTTTCGTGCTTACGCTGCCATATGGTTATCACAACGCGTTGGCGATATACCGATGAGCCAGGCTGGCGACCCTATAAAGTATCCAACCCCTGTTTTTGATACACAGCATGATGTTTATAAAAATGCGTTGCAATTATTGGATGATGCAAACACCGCTTTCAATGCTATTTTAACATCGGCCACACAAAATGCATCTTTTGCTCCCGGGGGCGATATCTTTAACTTAACCAACCTGCAATGGCAAAAATTAATTAATACTTACCGTTTGCGTGTGTTGATTAGCTTAAGTAAACGTGCTGATGATAACGCGGACTTAAATATTAAAACGCAATTTGCAACAATTTTGGGTAACCCAACAAAATACCCAATTATGACAGCAAACAGCGATAATATGGTTTACAAATTCAACTCGGTTAACTTATATCCAATTTTTGCTTCCGGTAGTAATAACTATAATAACTTTTTATTTGTTGGTAAACCCGTTTTAGATATAACAACCTCTACAGCTGATCCCCGTACCTTTTTGATAGCTACCCCGGTTGATAAAACCAAGTTCTCGTCGTTTTCAAGCTACCAGGGAGCGCCTACAGGCACGTCACTTGCTACTTTGTTCTCAAGTACATTCTCAAATTACAACGGTTTCCGTTACGACTTAGTTAAAACAGGTGATAATGCCGAACCATTTATATTTATCGGCTACCCGGAAATGTGTTTCAATATTGCCGAAGCCATCAATCGGGGTTGGGTTGGCACATTATCAACTACTGATGCGCAAACCTGGTATAATAAAGGTGTTACGGCATCCTTTGCAAACTTTGGTTTAACACTTAATGCTGCCGCAAATCAAAATGTTAATACTTCGGATGTGGGCGGTGTAATTTTAGGATCTGTAACTACAGATTATGCTACATTCCTGAATAACATTGCTTATAATACTACTAACAGCGCTGCAGCTTTAACACAAATTTTAACTCAGAAGTACGTGGCAATGTTTAGTAACTCAGGTTGGGAAGCATTTTACAATTATCGCCGTACCGGTGTTCCGGCATTTCCTACAGGCCCTTCAAATACAGGTTATGGTACTGTAGCCGGTCAGGTTGGTATTATACCTCGTCGTCTTCTATACCCGTTAGATGAAATTAATGCCAATAATGCTAATTATAAAACATCAATAGGCAGCCAATTTGGTGGTACCGATGATGTTACAAAAGACACATGGCTTACTAAATAA
- a CDS encoding SusC/RagA family TonB-linked outer membrane protein, whose amino-acid sequence MEKNLLKVSRWLLIIITSVFMCGNLYAQNVTIRGVVLDENNQPFPGVGVQIKGTAVGTLTSGEGRFTIGAAKGQVLTFKFLGYAPQEVTIGTDLNLSIQLKTDSKALSEVVVTAYGVKKEVKRLGYAVQEVKGSELIKARDPNPINSLAGKVAGLSIGANAEMLGRPEIVLRGSKDLLFVVDGSPINSDTWNISADDIETYTVLKGPNAAALYGSRGINGAIIITTKKGSKDKKGWQVDFNSSTVLDGSWIAVPKAQTEYGRGNAYHYEYQAKDGSGSALYTPQADVLYDNGNRLGEYGPRFEGQLLRQFDSPYDAATGKRTATPWVARGKNNYDNFAQQGYTNTSNIAFAASGTNYSTRFSYSHLYQKGIFPNTALNSDNFNLSASYNINSKLTVDGNINFNKQYSPNVPDVTYGPNSYIYMFKVYGSADYDVRDLEDIYKGPTGVPDLVQYAQEYGRLNNPWFVAKKWLRGHDKTDIYAYLKLNYAISKDFNASLRSQISTWTQRKTEQVPSSANLNSYTGIIADYAFGWYGDYREDNRQLFENNTDFALNYNHKFGKWNVGGLLGANSRTFTYNSFYGTTRGLALPNVYVLSNSSLPALEYTWDSKMQVYSGYYSLDFGYDKYFNVNTTGRVDNLSTLPKSKNTFFYPSVSLSTVVSDYIKLPDFISFLKLRASVADVKGALTQSTITSALNQVTGYSTNTFLGYSTDVYTAYDGPSYANQNTAAYASYYNNTASVAYSNTLANAALKPFNRLSWEYGADLRLFQNRLNFDATYFDTQNGPQIYPYTLAPSTGYSAVNVNAITTKRTGFEIAANLGIFRKPGGFNWDLGVNYSTFKETLSSVLDNDKSVTTLALGNHVYKIGDRLDEVYGTKYLRDGSGNVVYKADGTLLTASGTNAQTTGSLGYLNPDYTFGIINRFSYKSFGLSFQFDGRIGGKIYDYNYYAARQGGTDLSTVSGVVGAARLAEWQSTKTGTQAPTPALVGNELGNGVVITSGTPVFVNGVISNPDQLTFSANSKPILVQTYLNGTIKSIDEAWMISRSFAKLREVTLSYTLPQNALKNTFIKSLTFSLVGRNLLYFAARKDFDIDQYASGFNSSDRTTQNNSGLQSSTTRKYGFNLNLSF is encoded by the coding sequence ATGGAAAAAAATTTACTCAAAGTTTCTCGATGGTTACTTATTATAATTACTTCGGTATTTATGTGCGGTAACTTGTATGCTCAGAATGTAACAATTAGGGGCGTAGTTTTAGATGAAAATAACCAACCCTTTCCGGGAGTTGGCGTGCAGATAAAAGGCACGGCGGTAGGTACATTAACAAGCGGGGAAGGCCGGTTTACAATTGGTGCAGCAAAAGGCCAGGTATTAACCTTCAAATTTTTAGGTTATGCTCCCCAGGAAGTTACAATTGGTACTGACCTAAATTTGTCGATACAACTAAAAACCGATTCAAAAGCCTTATCAGAGGTAGTAGTTACTGCTTACGGTGTTAAAAAGGAAGTAAAAAGGTTGGGTTATGCCGTTCAGGAAGTTAAAGGTTCGGAACTGATTAAAGCCCGTGATCCTAACCCCATAAACTCATTGGCAGGCAAGGTTGCAGGCTTATCAATAGGTGCCAATGCCGAGATGCTGGGCAGGCCGGAGATTGTTTTACGTGGTAGTAAAGATTTATTATTCGTAGTTGACGGTTCGCCAATTAACTCCGATACTTGGAACATCAGTGCCGATGACATTGAAACTTATACCGTATTAAAGGGTCCTAACGCCGCCGCGTTATATGGTTCACGTGGTATTAACGGTGCTATTATTATCACCACCAAAAAAGGTTCAAAAGATAAAAAAGGCTGGCAGGTTGATTTCAACAGCAGCACTGTTTTGGATGGCTCATGGATAGCAGTACCAAAGGCACAAACAGAGTACGGCCGTGGTAATGCTTATCATTATGAATACCAGGCTAAAGATGGTTCGGGCAGTGCGCTTTACACGCCGCAAGCCGATGTTTTGTATGACAATGGCAACCGTTTGGGCGAATATGGTCCGCGTTTTGAAGGTCAGTTGTTACGCCAGTTCGATAGCCCGTATGATGCAGCAACAGGTAAAAGAACAGCAACACCCTGGGTTGCAAGAGGTAAGAATAACTACGATAACTTTGCACAACAGGGTTATACAAACACCAGCAATATCGCTTTTGCGGCCAGCGGGACCAACTATTCAACCCGTTTCTCTTATTCTCACCTTTACCAGAAAGGTATTTTCCCAAATACTGCTTTAAATTCAGATAACTTTAACCTTAGCGCCAGCTACAATATCAACTCTAAGCTGACCGTTGACGGTAACATTAACTTTAACAAACAATACAGCCCTAATGTGCCGGATGTTACTTACGGACCAAACAGCTATATTTATATGTTTAAAGTATATGGTTCGGCTGATTACGATGTTCGCGATTTAGAGGATATTTACAAAGGCCCTACGGGGGTACCCGACCTTGTGCAATATGCCCAGGAATATGGCCGTTTGAATAACCCATGGTTTGTAGCAAAAAAATGGTTGCGTGGTCATGATAAAACCGACATCTATGCTTACCTGAAATTAAACTACGCCATAAGCAAAGATTTTAACGCAAGTTTGCGTTCGCAGATCAGTACCTGGACTCAAAGAAAAACAGAGCAGGTTCCTTCCTCAGCTAACTTAAACAGCTACACTGGTATTATTGCCGATTATGCCTTTGGCTGGTATGGTGATTACCGTGAAGATAACCGTCAGTTATTTGAGAATAATACCGACTTTGCTTTAAATTACAATCATAAGTTTGGTAAATGGAATGTTGGTGGTTTATTAGGTGCCAATTCACGTACGTTCACTTACAACTCTTTTTATGGTACAACCAGGGGCTTAGCGTTGCCTAACGTGTATGTGTTATCTAATTCATCGCTACCGGCATTAGAGTATACCTGGGATTCAAAAATGCAGGTTTATAGCGGTTACTACTCGCTTGACTTTGGTTACGATAAATATTTTAACGTTAACACAACAGGTCGTGTAGATAACCTGTCTACTTTACCAAAATCAAAAAACACATTCTTTTATCCATCGGTTTCATTGTCAACCGTTGTATCAGATTATATTAAACTGCCTGATTTTATATCGTTCCTGAAACTACGCGCTTCTGTTGCTGATGTAAAAGGTGCTTTAACACAATCTACAATAACTTCGGCTTTAAACCAGGTTACAGGCTATTCTACAAACACATTTTTAGGCTACAGCACAGATGTGTATACAGCTTATGATGGCCCAAGCTATGCTAATCAAAATACTGCTGCTTATGCCAGCTACTATAACAACACGGCTTCTGTAGCCTATTCAAATACTTTGGCTAATGCTGCTTTAAAACCTTTTAACCGTTTGTCGTGGGAGTATGGTGCCGATTTACGCTTGTTCCAAAATCGCTTAAATTTTGATGCGACTTATTTTGATACCCAAAATGGTCCGCAGATTTATCCTTATACTCTTGCTCCATCAACAGGTTATTCTGCTGTGAATGTTAACGCCATCACTACTAAACGTACCGGTTTTGAAATAGCTGCTAACTTAGGTATCTTTAGGAAGCCGGGTGGTTTTAACTGGGATCTGGGCGTAAACTACTCAACTTTTAAAGAAACTTTATCATCGGTTCTGGATAACGATAAATCGGTTACCACACTTGCGTTGGGTAATCACGTTTATAAAATCGGCGATAGATTAGATGAAGTTTACGGCACCAAATATTTACGTGACGGTAGTGGTAACGTTGTTTACAAAGCTGATGGTACCTTGCTTACCGCTTCTGGTACAAACGCCCAAACTACCGGTTCATTGGGTTATCTTAATCCTGACTATACTTTCGGTATCATTAACAGATTTTCATATAAATCTTTCGGTTTAAGCTTCCAGTTTGACGGCCGTATTGGCGGAAAAATTTATGACTATAACTACTATGCCGCACGCCAGGGCGGTACAGATCTGTCAACTGTATCAGGTGTGGTAGGTGCTGCCCGTTTAGCAGAATGGCAATCGACCAAAACCGGTACACAAGCGCCAACACCGGCCTTAGTTGGTAACGAGTTAGGTAATGGCGTTGTTATCACTTCAGGTACCCCTGTGTTTGTGAATGGAGTTATTTCAAACCCGGACCAGTTAACTTTTAGTGCAAATAGTAAGCCAATATTAGTTCAAACGTACCTTAACGGTACCATTAAATCCATTGATGAGGCCTGGATGATCAGCCGCTCTTTTGCTAAACTTCGTGAGGTTACTTTAAGCTATACTTTGCCGCAAAATGCGTTGAAAAATACGTTTATCAAAAGCCTCACTTTTTCATTGGTTGGCCGCAACCTGTTGTATTTCGCGGCGCGTAAAGATTTCGATATCGACCAATATGCTTCGGGTTTCAACTCAAGCGACCGTACTACTCAAAACAACAGCGGTTTGCAAAGTTCAACCACCCGCAAATACGGCTTTAACCTGAATTTATCATTCTAA
- a CDS encoding proline iminopeptidase-family hydrolase: protein MMKKYFAVLFIAAAAWLTACKQPPISQPGDVTLSSYFSDTTSGVKTGGVQIVTINTPKGKFHVWTKKLGNNPKIKLLLLNGGPGATHEYFECMESFLPAEGIELVYYDQLGCGNSDNPKDTSMWSLPRYVEEVEQVRQALKLDSSNFYLLGHSWGGILAMEYAQKYQRNLKGLIISNMMMSVPDYGKYANDVLARQFDPKVLAKIRAIEAKGDFKNPEYMQLLLPNFYAKHICRIPLDQWPEPVNRALGKMNESLYVTMQGPSEFGVAGKLVKWDRMADLPKIAVPTLSIAGQYDTMDPKHMEKVSQLVQNGSYLYCPNGSHMSMYDDQQTYMTGLIKFIKGVDAGEKKIKL from the coding sequence ATGATGAAAAAATATTTTGCAGTACTTTTTATTGCCGCCGCTGCATGGCTAACTGCCTGTAAACAACCTCCAATTTCCCAGCCGGGCGATGTTACTTTAAGCAGTTATTTTAGCGATACCACCAGTGGTGTTAAAACAGGTGGCGTTCAAATAGTAACCATCAATACGCCCAAAGGCAAATTCCACGTTTGGACAAAAAAACTGGGCAACAATCCTAAAATTAAATTGCTGCTGCTTAACGGCGGTCCTGGTGCCACGCACGAGTACTTTGAGTGTATGGAAAGTTTTTTGCCGGCCGAGGGCATCGAACTGGTTTATTATGATCAGCTGGGTTGCGGTAATTCTGACAATCCTAAAGACACATCCATGTGGAGCCTGCCCCGTTATGTTGAGGAGGTAGAGCAGGTACGCCAGGCCTTAAAGCTTGATAGCAGTAATTTTTACCTGCTTGGCCACTCGTGGGGCGGTATCCTGGCTATGGAGTACGCTCAAAAATATCAGCGAAACCTGAAAGGCCTTATCATTTCAAATATGATGATGAGCGTGCCCGATTATGGTAAATATGCCAATGACGTATTAGCCAGGCAATTCGACCCCAAAGTGCTGGCAAAAATCAGGGCTATTGAGGCCAAAGGCGATTTTAAGAATCCGGAATATATGCAATTGCTGCTGCCAAATTTTTACGCCAAACACATCTGCCGCATCCCGCTTGACCAATGGCCCGAGCCTGTAAACCGTGCGCTTGGTAAAATGAACGAATCATTATATGTAACCATGCAGGGACCAAGCGAATTTGGCGTTGCCGGTAAACTGGTTAAATGGGACAGGATGGCCGATTTACCAAAAATAGCTGTACCAACGCTAAGCATAGCCGGTCAATATGATACCATGGACCCGAAACACATGGAAAAGGTATCTCAGCTGGTACAAAACGGCAGTTATTTATATTGCCCCAACGGCAGCCACATGAGCATGTATGACGATCAGCAAACCTACATGACCGGCCTTATTAAGTTTATAAAAGGGGTGGATGCAGGCGAAAAAAAGATAAAACTATAG
- a CDS encoding CocE/NonD family hydrolase yields the protein MKQLLLCLGLALCCSLAGAQTAPPSDDATYIKDNYTKMEKYITMRDGKKLFTSIYLPKDQSKKYPIMMTRTPYTVAPYGENEYRRTLGQNMLFARAGYIFVYQDVRGRWMSEGDYVDVRPILDKKKSKTDIDESTDTYDTIDWLVKNLPNNNGRVGIEGISYPGFYSSASLPNAHPALKAVSPQAPVTDWFIGDDFHHNGAFMMMDAFNFYTGFGIPRPKPITPKEFKSNIKPVFKDNYKFYLEMGALPNFKKKYMGDSIKFWNDLMSHPNYDEFWKAMNIRPHLVNIKPATLTVGGFFDAEDCFGALHVYDALEKQNPQSHKNMLVMGPWFHGGWESKDATLFADQNFGSNTAEWFRENIELPFFNYYLKDEGKMELPEASIFVTGSNQWKKFETWPPKNTAEKTLYFQPNGKLSFSAPSATDSFDEYVSDPNAPVPYQDGIQKGRTREYMLDDQRFAGRRPDVKVYQTDTLTEDMTLTGPVIADLFASTTGTDADYVVKLIDVFPDDYPNANPNPKNVTLAGYQMLIRGEVFRGRFRNSFEKPEAFVPGKVTEVKYALPDVGHSFRRGHRIMIQVQNSWFPLVDRNPQKFVDIYQAADADFQKATHRIYHDAQNKSSVKVTVLEN from the coding sequence ATGAAACAACTGCTACTCTGCTTAGGGCTTGCTTTATGCTGTTCGCTCGCGGGCGCACAAACTGCCCCACCATCTGACGATGCAACCTACATCAAGGACAACTACACCAAGATGGAAAAGTACATTACCATGCGCGACGGTAAAAAACTTTTCACATCCATTTACCTGCCTAAAGATCAATCAAAAAAGTACCCCATCATGATGACGCGTACACCCTATACCGTTGCCCCTTATGGCGAAAACGAATACAGGCGCACGCTTGGTCAAAACATGTTGTTTGCCAGGGCAGGGTATATTTTTGTTTACCAGGATGTGCGTGGCCGGTGGATGAGTGAAGGCGACTATGTAGACGTACGCCCTATATTAGATAAGAAAAAGAGCAAAACCGATATTGACGAAAGCACCGATACTTATGATACCATTGACTGGCTGGTAAAAAACTTACCCAACAACAATGGCCGCGTTGGTATTGAAGGTATCTCCTACCCTGGCTTTTATTCCAGTGCCTCGTTGCCAAATGCACACCCTGCATTAAAGGCGGTATCGCCACAGGCCCCGGTTACCGATTGGTTTATAGGCGACGATTTTCACCACAACGGAGCGTTTATGATGATGGATGCATTTAACTTTTATACTGGCTTTGGCATACCACGCCCCAAGCCAATTACACCAAAAGAATTTAAAAGCAATATTAAACCAGTATTTAAGGATAACTACAAATTTTACCTGGAAATGGGTGCTTTGCCCAATTTCAAAAAGAAATACATGGGCGATTCTATCAAATTCTGGAACGATTTAATGTCGCACCCCAATTATGATGAATTTTGGAAAGCGATGAACATCCGTCCGCATCTTGTTAATATTAAACCGGCCACCCTCACCGTAGGCGGCTTTTTTGATGCCGAAGATTGTTTTGGAGCATTGCATGTATATGATGCGCTGGAAAAACAAAACCCTCAAAGCCATAAAAACATGCTGGTAATGGGCCCATGGTTCCACGGCGGATGGGAGAGCAAAGATGCAACGCTTTTTGCCGATCAGAATTTTGGGTCGAATACAGCCGAATGGTTCCGCGAAAACATCGAACTTCCGTTTTTTAATTACTATTTGAAAGATGAAGGCAAAATGGAATTACCCGAGGCCAGCATATTCGTAACCGGCAGCAACCAGTGGAAAAAATTTGAAACATGGCCCCCAAAAAATACCGCCGAAAAAACACTTTACTTTCAGCCTAATGGCAAACTGTCATTTTCTGCCCCATCGGCAACCGATAGTTTTGACGAATATGTAAGCGATCCGAATGCACCCGTACCTTACCAGGATGGCATTCAAAAAGGCCGTACCCGCGAATATATGTTGGACGACCAACGCTTTGCCGGCCGCAGGCCTGACGTTAAGGTTTACCAAACAGATACCCTTACCGAAGATATGACCCTGACAGGCCCTGTAATAGCCGATTTGTTTGCCTCAACAACCGGCACCGATGCCGACTATGTGGTAAAGCTGATTGATGTTTTCCCTGATGATTACCCCAATGCAAACCCCAATCCTAAAAATGTAACCCTTGCCGGTTACCAAATGCTTATCCGTGGCGAAGTGTTCAGAGGGCGTTTCCGTAATTCATTCGAAAAGCCGGAAGCATTTGTACCTGGTAAAGTTACCGAAGTAAAATATGCCCTGCCCGATGTTGGCCACAGCTTCAGGAGGGGTCACCGCATTATGATCCAGGTACAAAACTCCTGGTTCCCGCTGGTCGACCGCAACCCGCAAAAGTTTGTAGATATTTACCAGGCCGCCGATGCCGATTTCCAGAAAGCAACCCACCGTATTTACCACGACGCACAAAACAAATCGTCGGTAAAGGTTACCGTATTGGAAAATTAA
- a CDS encoding tyrosine-protein phosphatase encodes MKRIILLSFAAVCFTCAATAQVADSAKRKVELKGAVNFRDLGGYATKDGHHVKWGKVYRSADMSKLTDDDLAILNKLNVAYDVDLRGTEESKNAPDRLNPNTDYILCPAGSDNAGNMLQSLKGTTNGDSVMQTYYSNTTYLADRYKPFFGKLLGMPGDKSLVFHCTAGKDRTGIGAALLLYSLGVPYDTIINDYEASNYYRAAENKKMAGQMVKYMHINEGVANDVLAVKKSYLDATFTAIKAQYGSIDNYLKNQIGLTDKDLKTLKKKFLD; translated from the coding sequence ATGAAAAGAATAATTTTATTATCATTTGCTGCTGTTTGCTTTACATGTGCAGCTACTGCGCAAGTTGCCGATAGCGCTAAGCGTAAAGTTGAATTAAAAGGTGCTGTAAACTTTCGCGATTTGGGTGGCTATGCCACCAAAGACGGCCACCATGTAAAATGGGGCAAGGTTTACCGCAGCGCAGATATGAGCAAACTAACGGATGATGACCTGGCTATACTTAACAAGCTCAACGTAGCTTACGATGTAGATTTGCGCGGTACCGAAGAATCAAAAAATGCACCAGACAGGCTAAACCCTAATACCGATTATATTTTATGTCCGGCCGGCAGCGATAATGCGGGCAATATGTTACAAAGCCTTAAAGGTACAACCAACGGCGATTCTGTAATGCAGACTTACTATAGCAATACAACCTATTTAGCCGATAGGTATAAACCATTTTTTGGCAAGCTGTTGGGTATGCCGGGTGATAAAAGCCTGGTTTTCCATTGCACTGCAGGTAAAGATCGCACAGGCATTGGTGCCGCTTTATTGTTGTATAGCCTTGGCGTGCCATATGATACCATTATAAACGATTATGAAGCTTCAAACTATTACCGGGCTGCCGAAAATAAAAAAATGGCAGGCCAAATGGTGAAGTACATGCACATTAATGAAGGCGTAGCTAACGATGTGCTTGCTGTGAAGAAATCGTATCTTGACGCAACTTTCACTGCTATAAAAGCGCAATATGGCAGTATAGATAATTACCTTAAAAATCAGATTGGTTTAACAGATAAGGATCTGAAAACATTGAAAAAGAAGTTTTTAGATTAA